From a single Nicotiana tomentosiformis chromosome 2, ASM39032v3, whole genome shotgun sequence genomic region:
- the LOC108946704 gene encoding LOW QUALITY PROTEIN: uncharacterized protein (The sequence of the model RefSeq protein was modified relative to this genomic sequence to represent the inferred CDS: deleted 1 base in 1 codon): MVVGSGSISYSSDIGVLDIALWLALRLRIVGLYPKGSPFKNSQRPRQNPGRRGGLEIVFNQQ, from the exons ATGGTGGTTGGCAGTGGTAGCATTAGCTATTCTTCTGATATCGGTGTCCTTGATATTGCCCTATGGTTGG CATTAAGACTGAGAATTGTAGGGCTTTACCCA AAGGGAAGCCCTTTCAAAAATTCTCAACGGCCAAGGCAGAACCCAGGCCGAAGAGGGGGTTTGGAAATAGTTTTCAACCAGCAATAG